From the Chloroflexus aurantiacus J-10-fl genome, one window contains:
- a CDS encoding DUF305 domain-containing protein, which produces MQRLFVFLLVILAACSQSTPATPMSGMDHSTMPMAHGNEPYDALFIDSMIVHHEGAVTMARQALQESQRAEIRQLAEAIIATQEAEIAQMKAWRQEWYPDLPPTAGMAMEMGPMTVAEGDAPFDQRFIEAMIPHHEGAIAMARDALEKAEHAEIKALAEAIISAQEAEIAQMREWLRTWFGK; this is translated from the coding sequence ATGCAGCGACTATTTGTGTTCTTGCTGGTGATCCTGGCGGCGTGTAGCCAGTCAACACCCGCAACCCCAATGAGTGGCATGGATCACTCAACAATGCCGATGGCCCATGGCAATGAGCCATATGATGCCCTGTTCATTGATAGCATGATCGTCCATCACGAAGGCGCGGTCACAATGGCCCGCCAGGCCTTGCAAGAGAGTCAGCGTGCCGAGATTCGGCAACTGGCCGAGGCGATTATCGCGACCCAGGAAGCCGAGATTGCCCAGATGAAAGCATGGCGACAGGAATGGTATCCCGATCTGCCACCAACCGCCGGTATGGCGATGGAGATGGGGCCAATGACAGTTGCCGAGGGTGATGCACCGTTTGACCAGCGTTTTATCGAAGCGATGATTCCTCACCACGAGGGTGCGATTGCAATGGCTCGTGATGCGCTGGAAAAGGCCGAACATGCCGAGATCAAGGCGCTGGCCGAGGCGATTATTTCTGCTCAGGAGGCCGAAATTGCTCAGATGCGCGAGTGGCTGCGCACGTGGTTCGGCAAATAG
- a CDS encoding metal-dependent transcriptional regulator, with product MVTSHLPLFFVQGTMRLAEPEATCLLALADLAEHDEPVFADQLVRCLHIEPEQLLQTLQHLFTRQLVTAVERGGLALTANGYLLARHLIVRHRLLERFLLDVVGVPWIFVHREAARLAPVVSPLFLERVVELTRHATVCPHGNPIPGRSDLATTEVCLPNAPMGQRCRLTRIAEWVGYETHLLQRLWSHELLPGRSFVRVPDPFQRYVIVVDQRVLVLGPRIASALFVVVE from the coding sequence ATGGTTACATCCCATCTACCGCTCTTTTTCGTACAAGGAACCATGCGGCTTGCCGAACCTGAAGCCACCTGCCTGCTCGCTCTGGCCGATCTGGCTGAACACGACGAACCGGTCTTTGCTGACCAGTTGGTGCGTTGTTTACATATTGAGCCTGAGCAGCTATTGCAGACATTGCAGCATCTGTTCACGCGCCAGTTGGTTACGGCTGTAGAGCGAGGTGGACTGGCTTTAACCGCAAATGGTTATTTGCTGGCCCGGCACCTGATCGTCCGCCATCGCTTGTTGGAGCGGTTTTTGTTGGATGTGGTTGGCGTGCCGTGGATATTTGTTCATCGCGAGGCTGCCCGGTTAGCGCCAGTTGTTTCGCCCCTGTTTCTTGAACGTGTGGTTGAATTAACCCGCCATGCGACGGTGTGTCCGCATGGTAATCCGATCCCTGGGCGCAGTGATCTGGCAACGACGGAGGTATGCTTACCGAATGCACCGATGGGGCAGCGTTGTCGTCTCACTCGTATTGCCGAGTGGGTTGGCTATGAAACACATCTGTTACAGCGATTGTGGAGTCATGAGCTTCTGCCAGGACGTAGCTTTGTGCGTGTGCCCGATCCCTTCCAGCGCTACGTGATTGTCGTGGATCAGCGAGTGCTGGTGTTAGGGCCGCGGATTGCCAGTGCGTTATTCGTCGTTGTTGAATAG
- a CDS encoding Uma2 family endonuclease: MTQLKSQVSRTRARQAPPADDPFRYGWRFVHRPTPDDPSHLEQVPLTLEDVLHPEVGDFIVHSIRHETDQRYLTDVLQARLERTGEAIVMSDIRIAWDVPGLRPHSPDVMVIPGITKRDNWSTFDVAQEGQRPALIIEITSPETRENDLVRKVEHYARAGVAQYVIVDYLEREEPLRLRLLDYRLVGERYVLHPADEHGRVYLESARLWLGIADNHVVCYNERGEVMGNYTAMMEQAEAAQAQAWREAEARAAAEEQARREAEARAAAEERARLAEEQARREAEARAAAEEQARRESEARAAEAAARAAAEEQARREAEARAAAEEQARREAEARAAAEEQARREAEARAAEAAARAEVEARLRELEAELRRLRGEG, encoded by the coding sequence ATGACCCAACTCAAATCACAGGTGTCGCGTACCCGCGCACGACAGGCGCCCCCAGCCGACGACCCGTTTCGCTACGGCTGGCGCTTTGTGCACCGTCCCACCCCCGACGACCCATCCCACCTCGAGCAGGTGCCACTCACCCTCGAGGATGTTCTCCATCCCGAGGTGGGAGATTTCATCGTGCATAGCATCCGTCACGAAACCGACCAGCGCTATCTCACCGATGTGCTCCAGGCGCGGCTCGAACGCACCGGCGAAGCCATCGTGATGAGTGACATCCGCATCGCCTGGGACGTGCCCGGACTGCGGCCACACAGCCCGGACGTGATGGTGATTCCCGGCATCACCAAACGGGACAACTGGAGCACGTTTGACGTCGCCCAGGAGGGGCAGCGCCCGGCGTTGATCATCGAAATCACCTCACCGGAGACTCGCGAGAACGATCTGGTGCGCAAAGTCGAGCACTATGCACGGGCGGGGGTCGCGCAGTACGTGATCGTGGATTATCTGGAGCGGGAAGAGCCGCTCCGGCTGCGGTTGCTGGACTACCGGCTGGTGGGGGAGCGCTACGTGCTGCACCCGGCGGACGAGCACGGACGGGTGTATCTGGAGAGTGCCCGGCTGTGGTTGGGGATCGCGGACAACCACGTAGTGTGCTACAACGAGCGGGGCGAGGTGATGGGGAACTACACCGCGATGATGGAGCAGGCGGAAGCGGCGCAGGCCCAGGCCTGGCGTGAAGCTGAGGCCCGCGCCGCTGCTGAGGAACAGGCGCGGCGTGAAGCCGAAGCGCGGGCGGCGGCTGAAGAGCGGGCACGGCTCGCGGAAGAGCAGGCGCGGCGTGAAGCCGAGGCGCGCGCTGCCGCGGAAGAGCAGGCCCGGCGTGAGTCCGAAGCACGGGCGGCAGAAGCGGCTGCCCGCGCTGCTGCCGAAGAGCAGGCCCGGCGCGAAGCCGAGGCACGGGCTGCTGCCGAAGAGCAGGCGCGGCGCGAAGCCGAGGCGCGCGCTGCTGCCGAAGAGCAGGCGCGGCGTGAAGCCGAGGCACGGGCGGCAGAAGCGGCTGCGCGGGCTGAGGTCGAGGCCCGTTTACGCGAGCTTGAGGCAGAATTGCGTCGGCTGCGGGGGGAAGGGTAG
- a CDS encoding HAMP domain-containing sensor histidine kinase — MRQRLALLYSGLLALLLCLLGFGFYLDMRQFLFESTGLRIRAQAKPVIEQYLFEHPDPATQLPLIAEQLSRDLTSRDTTALIFDQAGALLASGRRLPEEPPAQPVEASYVNMALAGHNNVNVIQDDGDQRMLSLLIPLRPAPGAPQVFGVVQMSTPLSPIETTLQRQSIIIVSSIVIVLLAGSLIGYWLTSSTLRPLSDLIVACQKIAQGNLRQRVPVISPHDEIGKLTQAFDEMVERLEQNFQAQRRFIADAAHEMRTPLTALRSGLEVLLRGAQDDPQTAFRLIQSMHRDVVRLCNVSEQLLDKARYESGRSLNIQPVTMTDFLVEFTAQARLLAGERRVILESGPPIQAWIDGDSVKQALFHLVDNAIQHTAANGTIRLGWKVDQQRLCCWVSDNGEGIAEADLPHVFTPFYRGDRSRSRRTGGTGLGLTLVQSVAHAHGGEVAISSRQGEGTTVTIILPLTPPQTNHSRT, encoded by the coding sequence TGTTGTACAGCGGCCTGCTGGCCCTGCTTTTATGTCTACTTGGCTTCGGCTTCTACCTCGATATGCGCCAGTTTCTCTTTGAGAGCACCGGTCTGCGGATTCGAGCGCAAGCCAAACCAGTGATCGAACAATACCTGTTTGAGCACCCTGACCCGGCTACACAGTTGCCGTTAATTGCCGAACAGTTGAGCCGTGATCTGACCTCGCGCGATACCACCGCTCTGATCTTCGATCAGGCAGGGGCGTTGTTAGCCAGTGGTCGCCGATTACCAGAAGAGCCGCCGGCTCAACCGGTCGAAGCTTCGTATGTCAATATGGCACTGGCCGGCCACAATAACGTGAACGTTATTCAGGATGATGGCGATCAGCGGATGCTGAGCCTGCTGATCCCACTACGACCGGCACCAGGAGCACCCCAAGTGTTTGGCGTGGTGCAAATGAGCACTCCCTTAAGCCCAATTGAGACGACTCTGCAACGCCAAAGCATCATTATTGTGTCAAGTATCGTCATCGTTCTCCTCGCAGGCAGCCTCATCGGCTACTGGTTAACCAGCTCGACGCTGCGGCCATTAAGCGACTTAATCGTTGCCTGTCAGAAGATTGCCCAGGGCAATCTCCGCCAGCGCGTACCGGTGATTTCGCCGCACGACGAGATTGGCAAGCTGACGCAGGCTTTTGACGAGATGGTTGAGCGCCTGGAACAAAATTTTCAGGCTCAACGACGCTTTATCGCCGACGCTGCTCACGAAATGCGCACACCGCTAACCGCATTACGCAGCGGGCTAGAGGTGCTGTTACGCGGTGCCCAGGATGACCCGCAAACGGCCTTCCGCCTGATCCAAAGTATGCATCGTGACGTTGTCCGCCTGTGCAATGTCAGTGAACAGTTACTCGACAAAGCCCGCTACGAGTCGGGTCGTTCATTGAACATACAACCGGTGACAATGACCGATTTTCTCGTCGAATTTACCGCCCAGGCCCGGCTCTTAGCCGGCGAACGACGGGTAATCCTCGAAAGCGGGCCACCCATTCAGGCCTGGATCGATGGCGACAGCGTCAAACAAGCGCTTTTTCACCTGGTTGATAATGCGATTCAACATACGGCGGCGAACGGTACCATTCGCTTAGGCTGGAAGGTTGATCAACAACGGTTGTGCTGTTGGGTGAGTGATAATGGCGAAGGAATTGCCGAGGCCGATCTGCCCCATGTCTTTACCCCATTTTATCGAGGTGACCGCTCCCGTTCGCGCCGAACCGGTGGTACTGGCCTGGGACTCACGCTGGTGCAGAGCGTTGCCCACGCTCACGGTGGTGAGGTTGCGATTTCGAGCCGGCAAGGCGAGGGGACAACAGTGACGATCATTCTGCCTCTCACACCACCACAGACAAATCACAGTAGAACTTAG
- a CDS encoding response regulator transcription factor, with protein sequence MHTPLILIVDDENRLRELIQRYLIQAGFRVAHAGDGLSALAQARTLRPDLIILDLMLPALDGFEVCRQLRTFSDAYILMLTAKVEEPDRVKGLEVGADDYLVKPFSPRELVARVRAMFRRPRQSGYIDEPSTMTVGPLTIDSESHTVRLDGVPINLTPLEYRLLTILAAAPGRVFSRAQLLDQVWGNNYFGDEHVLEVHIANLRKKLGDDPARPRFIFTVRSVGYRFGERT encoded by the coding sequence ATGCACACACCCCTGATCCTCATTGTTGATGACGAGAATCGGTTGCGCGAACTCATTCAGCGCTACCTTATTCAGGCTGGGTTTCGCGTCGCCCATGCCGGCGATGGTTTGAGTGCCCTTGCCCAGGCCAGGACACTCCGCCCCGATCTGATCATCCTCGATCTGATGTTGCCGGCACTCGACGGTTTTGAGGTCTGTCGCCAGTTACGAACATTTTCTGATGCATACATCTTAATGCTGACCGCAAAAGTAGAGGAACCTGATCGCGTCAAAGGGTTGGAGGTTGGGGCTGATGATTATCTGGTGAAACCCTTTTCACCACGTGAATTAGTGGCCCGCGTGCGCGCCATGTTTCGGCGTCCCCGCCAATCGGGGTATATCGATGAACCCTCGACAATGACGGTTGGGCCACTCACTATCGATAGTGAATCGCATACTGTGCGGTTAGATGGAGTACCCATCAATCTGACCCCGTTAGAATATCGGCTGTTAACCATACTGGCTGCCGCTCCCGGACGAGTCTTCTCACGCGCCCAATTGCTTGATCAAGTTTGGGGAAACAATTACTTCGGCGATGAACACGTTCTGGAAGTACATATTGCGAATTTACGCAAAAAATTGGGCGATGACCCGGCGCGCCCCCGCTTTATCTTTACCGTCCGGAGTGTTGGTTATCGATTCGGAGAACGAACGTGA
- a CDS encoding antibiotic biosynthesis monooxygenase family protein, translated as MITTANRIFVHPDYADLFEETFRNRARLVDRMPGFISNQLLRPVNPGDPYIVLTTWESRAHFEAWVRSEEFRQGHARSGTLPKEAFIAPNKLELHEIILDTTRPDLVPEPRGKPFKVHGE; from the coding sequence ATGATCACAACTGCAAATCGCATCTTTGTTCATCCCGACTATGCAGACCTGTTTGAAGAGACATTCCGCAATCGTGCCCGTCTGGTGGATCGAATGCCCGGCTTTATCAGTAACCAGTTACTCCGTCCGGTCAATCCGGGTGACCCCTATATCGTGCTAACGACGTGGGAGAGCCGGGCACACTTTGAAGCGTGGGTGCGCTCAGAGGAATTTCGTCAGGGGCACGCTCGTTCCGGTACGTTGCCGAAAGAAGCATTCATTGCCCCCAATAAACTCGAATTGCACGAGATTATTCTCGATACAACCCGGCCCGATCTGGTGCCTGAGCCACGGGGGAAGCCGTTCAAAGTACATGGCGAGTGA
- a CDS encoding sensor histidine kinase, whose protein sequence is MNGWLKRGGLRYRLLLSHLLTIAAGALTLLTITIIFAPGLHDQLMIAWLGPHWTETADASMVEMERATNAIFTLAMIQALTISSGAAVTVAIIVSLVASRQIVQPIDHLLQVTRRIAAGHYAERAPLIGDRELTRLAAQFNMMAEALERAEQRRVALIGDVAHELRTPLATIAGYVEGILDGVVETDEATWALVLDEVNRLRRLTDDLQQLSRVESRQITLAPTPVDPAHLIEAAVTRLTPQFTAKNIELHVNIEQHLPPVWADSDRILQVLINLLGNALQYTPGGGRVVIGAEHASEAIRFWVQDSGIGIAAEHLPHLFERFYRVDKSRTRATGGAGIGLTICKGLVEMHGGQIWATSAGPGCGATFYFTLPLYGQHE, encoded by the coding sequence GTGAACGGTTGGCTGAAGCGTGGTGGATTACGCTACCGTCTGTTATTGTCCCATCTGCTGACCATTGCTGCCGGTGCGCTAACTCTCTTGACGATCACAATCATCTTTGCCCCCGGCTTACACGATCAGTTGATGATCGCCTGGCTGGGGCCGCACTGGACTGAGACGGCTGACGCAAGTATGGTCGAGATGGAACGTGCAACCAATGCGATTTTTACGCTGGCTATGATACAGGCATTGACCATCAGCAGCGGCGCAGCCGTCACCGTCGCGATCATTGTGAGTCTGGTAGCTTCACGACAGATCGTACAGCCCATTGATCATCTGTTGCAGGTTACACGTCGCATAGCTGCCGGTCACTACGCTGAACGGGCACCGCTGATCGGAGATCGCGAACTGACACGCCTGGCTGCCCAGTTTAACATGATGGCTGAGGCCCTTGAACGTGCCGAACAGCGTCGTGTCGCCCTGATCGGTGATGTCGCGCACGAACTACGCACCCCTCTGGCGACCATTGCCGGCTATGTTGAGGGAATACTGGATGGCGTTGTTGAAACTGATGAGGCGACCTGGGCACTCGTTCTCGACGAAGTCAACCGTCTACGCCGATTAACCGATGATCTCCAGCAGCTATCGCGGGTTGAGTCGCGCCAGATCACGCTCGCACCAACTCCGGTAGACCCGGCTCATCTCATTGAGGCTGCGGTAACGCGACTAACCCCTCAGTTTACGGCCAAAAACATTGAGCTACACGTGAACATCGAGCAGCACCTGCCGCCGGTATGGGCAGATAGTGATCGCATCCTGCAAGTTCTGATCAATCTCTTAGGCAATGCGTTGCAATACACACCGGGGGGCGGACGGGTTGTGATCGGGGCAGAGCATGCAAGCGAGGCTATCCGCTTTTGGGTGCAGGACAGCGGAATTGGCATTGCCGCCGAACACCTGCCTCATCTGTTCGAGCGCTTTTATCGGGTTGACAAGTCGCGTACTCGTGCGACCGGTGGCGCAGGCATTGGCCTCACCATTTGTAAGGGGTTGGTTGAAATGCATGGTGGACAGATTTGGGCTACCAGTGCCGGGCCGGGGTGCGGTGCAACCTTTTACTTCACGCTCCCCCTCTACGGACAACACGAGTAG